The genomic interval ATATTTAAGGTGCTTGATTGCCTTTTTGAGAGAGATAATCTGAACCCTGAACTTGTAAATTATATTTGCTAGTCTTGCTTCTCTACAGGCCAGGAGAGTGActtctttatgtttttcttgatAACAATCCGTCAATTATGTGTGGTTTTGTCTAAAGTATTTGTTACTTTGGATAAAAATGAAACTTGATCTTTCGTCATACTTCTTTGCTGACATTTGCTATTACAGCTTTGCTGTTACTTTCAATGAGAAAGTTACAAGGACTGTGAGACAATTTTCACCACATCTAGCTGCTAAGCTGAGGCCTCCGATAACGTGAGTTGCCTTAATGTTTTATGATGCTAATCCTTAGTGTTCAGCTCTGCAATAATGTTACAAAATAAAGTTGTTCATAATATCAGGCCTGTTCTTCGTGGGAGACCGTCTACCAAAAGAGCAATTCATATATGTGGGACAGCCTCGATGGgtgtttgtattggctttttcAGCAGGTATTCTAAAACTTTTCGGGGAAaagttttattttgagaaatttaaCAACTGTGAATGAGGCAGCTAACCTAGATATGCTGTTGGACAATcacttaatttttatgttatttacaGCTAGTTGCTTCCTGTGGTTTACCTCCTGTCGCCTCCTTACTGTACTTTGGGCACTCCTCATTGGCATTCTTGGTACTGATAAacgaatttatttctttataacCTTTTCAGGcattagattatttatttatctgggTGATCTTTCTTTCAGCACCAATTCTCCATGCAAGCTTTAGAACACCTAATCTGAAGGCACGCTTGAACACATTCCGTGAGGAGTTCCGTGCTGTATGGCGCAATTATAGTGAGCTGTAACTTTGCGATGAAGATATAAATTGAAGTGAGTAGCTTAGGTTCTATTCaaaatgttttagtttttatatatagtaattTTGTTCAATTATGATTGTTAAATATATGATGTTCCTTTTCTGAGAACATTACTGTTCCATTATAATGTTTCACTAGGTATTCTCGGTGGTGCTAGGAAGAGGCATTAGCTAGGCAAACATGTTAGGAAACAATTAGTCTCTGTAACTGGTTCATCTGCTTTGTAAAAGGAACTATTTGGGGGA from Dioscorea cayenensis subsp. rotundata cultivar TDr96_F1 chromosome 7, TDr96_F1_v2_PseudoChromosome.rev07_lg8_w22 25.fasta, whole genome shotgun sequence carries:
- the LOC120265929 gene encoding LOW QUALITY PROTEIN: PRA1 family protein A1-like (The sequence of the model RefSeq protein was modified relative to this genomic sequence to represent the inferred CDS: deleted 1 base in 1 codon), which encodes MDWGNVTTEDLIDALREVDWSSPPRPVSEFFSRFTFPRSYSKWNSRLKCNLYYYRTNYFIMIIFVLGIAFVTKPLAIVAALLTGLSIAFLNDSFAVTFNEKVTRTVRQFSPHLAAKLRPPITPVLRGRPSTKRAIHICGQPRWVFVLAFSAASCFLWFTSCRLLTVLWALLIGILAPILHASFRTPNLKARLNTFREEFRAVWRNYSEL